The following are from one region of the Bradyrhizobium sediminis genome:
- a CDS encoding efflux RND transporter permease subunit, giving the protein MISKFFIERPVLSNVIAILMILIGGVALFSLAVAQYPDVVPPTVQVTTRYPGASAKTVIDTVALPIEQQVNGVEDMLYMQSYSGADGTYSLTVTFKIGTDLNFAQVLVQNRVSSALSQLPQSVQNQGVTVQKRSTAILLFVTLTSPNATYDSLFLSNYATINIRDELSRLPGVGNVTVFGAGQYSMRVWLDPNKLQVRGLMPQDVISSIQQQSQQVTAGQVGAPPTPAGQAFQYTLNVNGRLDDKSQFENIIVKTGSSGDVTRVRDVGWVELGAQTYSQIFSLNNKPSTGIGVFQSPGANALEVEKAVEAKMAALAKGFPQDIKYDTPFDTTKFVSESIKEVYKTLIEAGFLVLIVILIFLQDWRAMLVPATTVPVTIIGAFAAMAALGFTVNISTLFAIVLAIGIVVDDAIVVVEGAAHNIEQGMSGHDAAIKAMDALFAPIVGITLVLISVFLPAAFLPGLTGRMYAQFALVIAATALLSAVNAATLKPTQCALWLRRPVPPEQRNFFYRGFNAVYDRLERGYAGLIGRLVAHSNLSVISALILIGIAGYGLSRVPTGFIPTEDQGYLLVAVQLPDGAALDRTQRVLHQVSELAGKSPGVEQVIGIAGISALDNSSSLANAGVAYLVLKEWSARGPGEDLRSLFVGLNEKLSVIQEARILVIPPPPIQGIGNAAGFAMQVQLRDGNADFGKLQAIAGAIVSNAQTQSALQRVSSSFRSMVPQFDVEVDRIKTQTLHVTTDQIFSTLSSYMGSTYVNQFNKFGRTFQVYAQADAQFRLTPRDIEKLMVRNSQGDMIPLGTVAKITPAVGPSLISLYNLYPSATVIGLPATGYSSGQSMALMEEIAAKTLPAGTGYEWTAMSYQEKVVGGQIYFAFGLALLLVYLVLAGQYESWYAPISVILAVPLSLLGPMSVLTALRIENNLYTQIGIILLIALSAKNAILIVEVALELHVRDRKPLMESAIEAARARFRPILMTSFAFILGVVPLVLATGAGASARKSIGITVFSGMIASTCLAVLFVPTFFVVVQRFENWLAGRKSEAPAPQPVAPTPRGTH; this is encoded by the coding sequence ACGGCACCTACTCGCTGACGGTGACGTTCAAGATCGGCACCGATCTCAATTTTGCGCAGGTGCTGGTACAGAACCGGGTGTCGAGCGCGCTGTCGCAACTGCCGCAGTCGGTCCAGAACCAGGGCGTCACCGTGCAGAAGAGGTCGACGGCGATCCTGCTGTTCGTGACGCTGACTTCGCCGAACGCGACCTATGACAGCCTTTTCCTCTCCAATTACGCCACCATCAACATCCGGGACGAACTGTCGCGACTGCCGGGCGTGGGCAACGTCACGGTGTTCGGCGCCGGCCAGTATTCGATGCGGGTCTGGCTCGACCCGAACAAGCTGCAGGTCCGCGGGCTGATGCCGCAGGACGTCATTTCCTCGATCCAGCAGCAGAGCCAGCAGGTGACCGCGGGCCAGGTCGGCGCGCCGCCGACGCCGGCCGGGCAGGCGTTCCAGTACACGCTCAACGTCAACGGACGCCTCGACGACAAGAGCCAGTTCGAGAACATCATCGTCAAGACCGGCAGCAGTGGCGACGTCACCCGCGTGCGCGACGTCGGCTGGGTCGAACTGGGCGCGCAGACCTACAGCCAGATATTCTCGCTCAACAACAAGCCCTCCACCGGCATCGGCGTATTCCAGTCGCCGGGGGCCAATGCGCTCGAGGTCGAGAAGGCGGTCGAGGCCAAGATGGCGGCGCTGGCGAAGGGGTTTCCGCAGGACATCAAATACGACACGCCGTTCGACACCACCAAATTCGTCTCGGAATCGATCAAGGAAGTCTACAAGACCCTGATCGAGGCCGGCTTCCTGGTCCTGATCGTGATCCTGATCTTTCTGCAGGACTGGCGGGCGATGCTGGTCCCTGCCACCACCGTGCCGGTGACGATCATCGGCGCCTTCGCCGCGATGGCGGCGCTCGGCTTCACCGTCAACATCTCGACCCTGTTTGCGATCGTGCTCGCGATCGGCATCGTGGTGGACGACGCCATCGTCGTGGTCGAGGGCGCCGCGCACAATATCGAGCAGGGCATGTCGGGCCATGACGCGGCGATCAAGGCGATGGATGCGCTGTTCGCGCCGATCGTCGGCATCACGCTGGTGCTGATCTCGGTGTTCCTGCCGGCGGCGTTCCTGCCGGGGCTGACGGGACGGATGTACGCGCAATTCGCGCTGGTGATCGCCGCGACCGCGCTGCTCAGTGCCGTCAACGCCGCAACGTTGAAGCCAACGCAATGTGCGCTGTGGTTGCGCCGGCCGGTGCCGCCGGAACAGCGCAACTTCTTCTATCGCGGCTTCAACGCCGTCTACGACCGCCTTGAGAGGGGGTACGCCGGGCTGATCGGCCGCCTGGTCGCGCACAGCAATCTGTCGGTCATATCGGCGCTGATCCTGATCGGCATCGCCGGTTACGGCCTGTCGCGGGTGCCGACGGGTTTCATTCCGACCGAGGATCAGGGCTACCTGCTCGTCGCGGTGCAGTTGCCCGATGGCGCCGCCCTCGACCGTACCCAGCGCGTGCTCCATCAGGTCAGCGAGCTGGCCGGCAAGTCGCCGGGCGTCGAACAGGTGATCGGCATCGCCGGCATATCGGCGCTCGACAATTCCTCGAGCCTCGCCAATGCCGGCGTCGCCTACCTGGTCCTGAAGGAATGGAGCGCGCGCGGCCCGGGCGAGGATCTGCGGTCGCTGTTCGTCGGCTTGAACGAGAAGCTGTCCGTGATCCAGGAGGCGCGGATTCTGGTGATCCCGCCGCCGCCGATACAGGGCATCGGCAACGCCGCGGGCTTCGCCATGCAGGTCCAGCTGCGTGACGGCAATGCCGATTTCGGCAAGCTGCAGGCGATCGCCGGCGCGATCGTCTCCAACGCGCAGACGCAAAGCGCGCTGCAGCGCGTCAGTTCGTCGTTCCGTTCGATGGTGCCGCAGTTCGACGTCGAGGTGGACCGGATCAAGACGCAGACCCTGCATGTCACCACCGACCAGATCTTCTCGACCCTGTCCTCCTATATGGGTTCGACCTACGTCAACCAGTTCAACAAGTTCGGGCGCACCTTCCAGGTCTACGCCCAGGCGGATGCGCAATTCCGCCTGACGCCGCGGGATATCGAGAAGCTGATGGTGCGCAACAGCCAGGGCGACATGATTCCGCTCGGCACGGTGGCGAAGATCACGCCGGCGGTCGGCCCTTCGCTGATCAGCCTGTACAATCTCTATCCGTCCGCGACGGTGATTGGCCTGCCGGCCACCGGCTACAGCTCCGGCCAGTCGATGGCGCTGATGGAAGAGATCGCCGCCAAGACCCTGCCGGCGGGGACCGGCTATGAATGGACGGCGATGTCGTATCAGGAGAAGGTCGTCGGCGGCCAGATCTACTTCGCGTTCGGCCTCGCCCTGCTGCTCGTTTACCTGGTGCTGGCCGGGCAATATGAAAGCTGGTACGCGCCGATCTCGGTGATCCTCGCCGTGCCGCTGTCGCTGCTCGGCCCGATGTCGGTGCTCACGGCGTTACGGATCGAGAACAACCTCTACACCCAGATCGGAATCATCCTGCTGATCGCGCTGTCGGCGAAAAACGCCATCCTGATCGTGGAAGTGGCGCTGGAGCTGCACGTGCGCGACCGCAAGCCGCTGATGGAATCCGCGATCGAGGCGGCGCGGGCCCGGTTCCGCCCGATCCTGATGACCTCGTTCGCCTTCATCCTCGGCGTGGTGCCGCTGGTGCTGGCGACCGGCGCAGGCGCCAGCGCCCGCAAGTCGATCGGCATCACCGTGTTCTCGGGCATGATCGCCTCGACCTGCCTCGCCGTGCTGTTCGTCCCGACCTTCTTCGTCGTGGTGCAGCGGTTCGAGAACTGGCTGGCGGGACGGAAGAGCGAGGCGCCGGCGCCGCAGCCGGTTGCGCCGACGCCGCGCGGGACGCATTAG